Proteins co-encoded in one Micropterus dolomieu isolate WLL.071019.BEF.003 ecotype Adirondacks linkage group LG19, ASM2129224v1, whole genome shotgun sequence genomic window:
- the selenoh gene encoding selenoprotein H, which yields MVQSTPHARERFVRAMASKAGRRGTKRKAEVQADEEKASQKENKDKGEGEKCQQGQRVVIEHCKSURVYGRNAEEVKSALLAAHPDLTVVLNPEKPRRNSFEITLLNDDKETSLWTGIKKGPPRKLKFPQPDDVVAALQEALKAE from the exons ATGGTACAGTCGACTCCACATGCGCGCGAACGTTTTGTAAGAGCAATGGCGTCTAAAGCAG GTCGTCGAGGGACGAAGCGCAAAGCAGAGGTTCAGGCTGATGAGGAGAAAGCCTCCCAGAAGGAGAATAAGGAcaagggagagggggagaagtGCCAGCAAGGCCAAAGGGTGGTCATTGAACACTG TAAGAGCTGACGAGTGTATGGGCGTAATGCTGAGGAGGTGAAATCTGCCCTTCTGGCTGCCCACCCTGATCTGACTGTGGTCCTCAACCCTGAGAAACCACGCAGGAACAGCTTTGAGATCACTCTGCTGAATGATGACAAAG AAACATCTCTGTGGACTGGAATAAAGAAGGGTCCGCCTCGTAAGCTGAAGTTTCCTCAACCCGATGACGTGGTTGCTGCCCTACAGGAGGCTCTGAAGGCAGAGTAG
- the clp1 gene encoding polyribonucleotide 5'-hydroxyl-kinase Clp1 isoform X1, translated as MTDLFLSDMATEGVEKTSEDAPVPGKVSTRFDLEKETELRFEVEAGEAAEQVELELLTGMAEVFGSELNRNKKYTFGPGSKIAVFTWQGCSVNLYGKPEVAYVSKDTPMLLYLNTHAALEQMRKQAERDNERGPRVMVVGPTDVGKSTVCRLLLSYAVRVGRRPTLVELDVGQSGVSVPGTVSALCIERPADVEEGFSVQAPLVYHFGSTTPGTNIKLYNKLTSRLAEVFSQRCEVNRKASVGGCIINTCGWVKGSGYQALVHCASAFEVDVVLVLDHERLYNELKRDLPHFVRVVLLPKSGGVVERSKECRRDTRDEKIREYFYGFRGVSFYPFSFEVRFSDVRIYKIGAPSIPDSCLPLGMSQDDTQLKLVPVTPGRDLTYHVLSVSSAEDGEEGARKGIVESPVCGFIVVTYVDTQTQVMKVLSPAPRPLPRHTLLIMDIRFMDMK; from the exons ATGACAGACCTTTTCTTGTCAGACATGGCTACTGAGGGTGTGGAAAAGACAAGTGAAGATGCTCCAGTACCTGGGAAGGTGAGCACCAGGTTTGACCTGGAGAAGGAGACTGAGCTTCGGTTTGAGGTGGAGGCAGGGGAGGCAGCAGAGCAAGTTGAGCTGGAGCTCCTTACAGGAATGGCTGAGGTGTTTGGTTCTGAGCTGAACCGCAACAAGAAGTACACATTTGGACCAGGCTCCAAAATTGCAGTTTTCACCTGGCAAGGCTGCAGTGTGAATCTTTATGGAAAGCCAGAG GTGGCCTATGTGTCCAAGGATACTCCTATGTTGCTCTACCTGAACACACACGCTGCCCTGGAACAGATGAGAAAACAAGCAGAGCGGGACAATGAGAGGGGGCCGAGG GTGATGGTGGTTGGACCTACAGATGTGGGGAAGTCAACAGTGTGCCGGCTGCTATTAAGCTATGCTGTAAGGGTGGGCCGGAGGCCAACACTGGTGGAACTGGATGTTGGACAGAGTGGG GTGTCTGTACCTGGGACTGTGTCGGCACTGTGCATTGAGCGCCCGGCAGACGTGGAGGAGGGTTTCTCAGTCCAGGCTCCTTTGGTCTACCACTTTGGCTCTACTACCCCAGGGACCAACATCAAACTTTACAATAAG TTGACGTCACGCCTGGCCGAGGTGTTTTCCCAGCGCTGTGAGGTGAACAGGAAGGCCAGTGTGGGAGGCTGTATCATCAACACCTGCGGCTGGGTGAAGGGCTCTGGATACCAGGCTCTGGTCCACTGTGCCTCTGCCTTTGAGGTGGATGTTGTGCTGGTGCTGGACCATGAGAGGCTCTACAATGAACTCAAACGAGACCTTCCTCACTTTGTGCGGGTTGTGCTCCTACCCAAGTCTGGGGGGGTAGTGGAGCGTTCCAAAGAGTGCCGGCGGGATACACGGGATGAGAAGATCCGCGAGTACTTTTATGGCTTCCGTGGAGTATCGTTCTACCCTTTTTCCTTTGAAGTGCGTTTCTCAGATGTCCGCATCTACAAAATTGGGGCACCATCTATCCCAGACTCGTGCTTGCCACTGGGAATGTCTCAGGATGACACCCAGCTAAAGCTGGTGCCTGTGACACCAGGGAGAGACCTCACATATCATGTGCTGAGTGTGAGCAGTGCTGAAGATGGTGAGGAAGGAGCAAGAAAGGGTATAGTGGAGAGCCCTGTTTGTGGCTTTATCGTGGTGACTTATGTGGACACGCAAACACAGGTGATGAAAGTGCTGTCCCCAGCACCCAGACCACTGCCCAGACACACTCTGCTTATCATGGACATCCGCTTCATGGACATGAAATGA
- the clp1 gene encoding polyribonucleotide 5'-hydroxyl-kinase Clp1 isoform X2 yields MATEGVEKTSEDAPVPGKVSTRFDLEKETELRFEVEAGEAAEQVELELLTGMAEVFGSELNRNKKYTFGPGSKIAVFTWQGCSVNLYGKPEVAYVSKDTPMLLYLNTHAALEQMRKQAERDNERGPRVMVVGPTDVGKSTVCRLLLSYAVRVGRRPTLVELDVGQSGVSVPGTVSALCIERPADVEEGFSVQAPLVYHFGSTTPGTNIKLYNKLTSRLAEVFSQRCEVNRKASVGGCIINTCGWVKGSGYQALVHCASAFEVDVVLVLDHERLYNELKRDLPHFVRVVLLPKSGGVVERSKECRRDTRDEKIREYFYGFRGVSFYPFSFEVRFSDVRIYKIGAPSIPDSCLPLGMSQDDTQLKLVPVTPGRDLTYHVLSVSSAEDGEEGARKGIVESPVCGFIVVTYVDTQTQVMKVLSPAPRPLPRHTLLIMDIRFMDMK; encoded by the exons ATGGCTACTGAGGGTGTGGAAAAGACAAGTGAAGATGCTCCAGTACCTGGGAAGGTGAGCACCAGGTTTGACCTGGAGAAGGAGACTGAGCTTCGGTTTGAGGTGGAGGCAGGGGAGGCAGCAGAGCAAGTTGAGCTGGAGCTCCTTACAGGAATGGCTGAGGTGTTTGGTTCTGAGCTGAACCGCAACAAGAAGTACACATTTGGACCAGGCTCCAAAATTGCAGTTTTCACCTGGCAAGGCTGCAGTGTGAATCTTTATGGAAAGCCAGAG GTGGCCTATGTGTCCAAGGATACTCCTATGTTGCTCTACCTGAACACACACGCTGCCCTGGAACAGATGAGAAAACAAGCAGAGCGGGACAATGAGAGGGGGCCGAGG GTGATGGTGGTTGGACCTACAGATGTGGGGAAGTCAACAGTGTGCCGGCTGCTATTAAGCTATGCTGTAAGGGTGGGCCGGAGGCCAACACTGGTGGAACTGGATGTTGGACAGAGTGGG GTGTCTGTACCTGGGACTGTGTCGGCACTGTGCATTGAGCGCCCGGCAGACGTGGAGGAGGGTTTCTCAGTCCAGGCTCCTTTGGTCTACCACTTTGGCTCTACTACCCCAGGGACCAACATCAAACTTTACAATAAG TTGACGTCACGCCTGGCCGAGGTGTTTTCCCAGCGCTGTGAGGTGAACAGGAAGGCCAGTGTGGGAGGCTGTATCATCAACACCTGCGGCTGGGTGAAGGGCTCTGGATACCAGGCTCTGGTCCACTGTGCCTCTGCCTTTGAGGTGGATGTTGTGCTGGTGCTGGACCATGAGAGGCTCTACAATGAACTCAAACGAGACCTTCCTCACTTTGTGCGGGTTGTGCTCCTACCCAAGTCTGGGGGGGTAGTGGAGCGTTCCAAAGAGTGCCGGCGGGATACACGGGATGAGAAGATCCGCGAGTACTTTTATGGCTTCCGTGGAGTATCGTTCTACCCTTTTTCCTTTGAAGTGCGTTTCTCAGATGTCCGCATCTACAAAATTGGGGCACCATCTATCCCAGACTCGTGCTTGCCACTGGGAATGTCTCAGGATGACACCCAGCTAAAGCTGGTGCCTGTGACACCAGGGAGAGACCTCACATATCATGTGCTGAGTGTGAGCAGTGCTGAAGATGGTGAGGAAGGAGCAAGAAAGGGTATAGTGGAGAGCCCTGTTTGTGGCTTTATCGTGGTGACTTATGTGGACACGCAAACACAGGTGATGAAAGTGCTGTCCCCAGCACCCAGACCACTGCCCAGACACACTCTGCTTATCATGGACATCCGCTTCATGGACATGAAATGA
- the zdhhc5b gene encoding palmitoyltransferase ZDHHC5-B: MPGFSSGGVGGGVGVPATAPPRPFRPSRYVPVSAATTFLVGSTTLFFCFTCPWLSEYFSFVIPIYVAVIFLFTLANFCMATFMDPGVFPRAEEDEDKEDDFRAPLYKTVEIKGIQVRMKWCSTCRFYRPPRCSHCSVCDNCVEDFDHHCPWVNNCIGRRNYRHFFLFLLSLTTHIMNVFGFGLVYVLHHRQQLDTPHAAVTMAVMCVAGLFFVPVAGLTGFHIVLVARGRTTNEQVTGKFRGGVNPFTNGCLRNISHVLCSSQAPRYMGRWRSPQAVEVQPPFLRPPLTEAQLEAKVLDNGIQNDRHSTRSKSSLDQMESQSADAEPPPPPKPELRYPGLPRADTEESSLLTEAPTTPSMYKYRPAYSSPGRNHTALTHPNKMIRGESLDSPSPSILQSSHQPSYRSEPSSLDGATVVGGGVGARRGGGERGEGPGGPGGTAGGISGGMSGYSLTGRSYTSYPSSLVLSTGGSRSSSLRSAQTAHNPLATLHSEGTTDTSYKSLANQTPRNGSLSYDSLLTPSESPEFESAAHELSPQKPHAPFPSATITGQPEVVSPSTRLQGYTSPFLSAQFAQQREGQLLQGSVTFSSPHRAYLRAVSPPPPASSGLPEIQHLLQHNQDSSSRASRNPSSSSSSPGARSLEPPVSPPPRGLSLGKSQSYMGEARPQHKTRPTGGGTVLGGGAAGGGQQAPQSTSRPVLANHTTSKPAGGVKKVTGVGGTTYEISV, encoded by the exons atgccGGGCTTCAGTAGTGGGGGGGTTGGGGGAGGAGTAGGTGTCCCTGCTACTGCTCCTCCCCGTCCGTTTCGACCCAGCCGATATGTCCCGGTGTCTGCAGCCACCACCTTTCTTGTCGGATCCACCACGCTCTTCTTCTGCTTCAC GTGTCCGTGGTTGTCAGAGTATTTTTCCTTTGTCATTCCCATCTACGTTGCTGTGATCTTCCTCTTCACCCTTGCCAACTTCTGCATGGCAACTTTCATGGACCCCGGAGTCTTCCCCAGAG cggaggaggatgaggataaAGAGGACGATTTCCGAGCTCCGCTCTATAAGACAGTGGAGATCAAAGGCATCCAGGTGCGCATGAAGTGGTGCTCAACCTGCCGCTTCTACCGCCCGCCGCGCTGCTCTCACTGCTCAGTCTGTGACAACTGTGtggag GATTTCGACCACCACTGTCCTTGGGTGAACAACTGCATTGGTCGGAGGAATTATCGccatttcttcctcttcctgctgtCACTCACCACCCACATCATGAACGTATTTGGCTTTGGCTTGGTTTATGTGCTGCACCACCGCCAGCAGCTGGACACGCCACATGCTGCTGTTAC TATGGCTGTAATGTGTGTGGCTGGTCTGTTTTTTGTCCCTGTCGCTGGCCTCACTGGGTTCCACATAGTGTTAGTGGCACGCGGCAGGACCACAAATGAACAG GTGACAGGGAAGTTTCGGGGAGGCGTTAACCCTTTCACCAATGGCTGCTTGAGGAATATTTCACATGTGCTTTGCAGTTCGCAGGCCCCCAG ATACATGGGCCGGTGGCGGAGCCCTCAGGCAGTGGAAGTACAGCCACCATTTCTGAGACCGCCTCTCACTGAGGCCCAGCTAGAAGCCAAAGTCCTAGACAATGGGATCCAGAATGACCGACACAGCACCAGG TCCAAGAGCAGTCTAGATCAGATGGAGAGCCAGTCAGCTGATGCAgagcctccacctcctccaaagCCAGAACTTCGTTACCCTGGCCTGCCCCGTGCTGACACGGAGG agagcagctTGTTGACTGAAGCTCCAACTACACCGTCAATGTACAAGTACCGACCAGCCTACAGCAGCCCAGGAAGGAACCACACAGCCCTCACACACCCCAACAAG ATGATCCGCGGGGAGAGTCTTGACTCTCCATCTCCCTCCATCCTCCAGTCCAGCCACCAGCCTAGCTACCGTTCGGAGCCGAGCAGCCTGGATGGGGCCACTGTGGTGGGGGGAGGTGTAGGGGCGCgcagagggggaggggagaggggTGAGGGCCCCGGAGGCCCTGGCGGGACTGCTGGGGGGATATCAGGGGGCATGTCAGGTTACTCCCTGACTGGGCGTTCCTACACCTCCTACCCATCCTCTCTGGTCCTGTCTACTGGCGGCTCCCGCTCCTCCAGCCTGCGCTCAGCGCAGACGGCACATAATCCGCTGGCGACGCTCCACTCAGAAGGGACCACAGACACCAGCTACAAAAGCCTGGCAAATCAGACGCCTCGGAATGGCAGCCTGTCCTATGACAGCCTGCTGACGCCATCCGAGAGCCCAGAGTTCGAGTCAGCGGCCCACGAGCTGTCGCCACAGAAGCCTCATGCTCCGTTTCCCTCAGCGACTATAACAGGCCAGCCTGAGGTGGTGTCACCCAGTACCCGGCTGCAGGGTTACACGTCGCCCTTCCTCTCAGCTCAGTTTGCCCAGCAGAGGGAGGGGCAGCTGCTccagggctctgtcactttCTCCTCCCCCCACAGGGCTTACCTGCGTGCCGTCAGCCCGCCCCCTCCCGCCTCCTCTGGGCTTCCTGAGATCCAGCACCTGCTCCAGCATAACCAGGACTCCTCTTCCCGAGCCTCTCGTAAcccttcctcctcatcctcttcccCTGGGGCTCGCTCACTAGAGCCCCCTGTCTCCCCGCCACCTCGCGGCCTCTCCCTCGGCAAGTCCCAGTCATACATGGGGGAGGCAAGGCCTCAGCACAAGACTCGGCCCACAGGAGGTGGCACTGTGCTGGGAGggggagcagctggaggagggCAACAGGCTCCACA ATCAACCTCTCGCCCAGTGTTGGCCAATCACACCACATCCAAACCAGCCGGCGGGGTGAAGAAGGTGACTGGCGTCGGAGGGACCACTTACGAGATATCAGTTTGA